Proteins from a single region of Electrophorus electricus isolate fEleEle1 chromosome 5, fEleEle1.pri, whole genome shotgun sequence:
- the smarcc1a gene encoding SWI/SNF complex subunit SMARCC1 isoform X1, which translates to MATAATAAGGTGSGGPAASQAGTGASVGRKKDGGPSSKFWESAETVSQLETVRLWIGKHYKKYVQTDSPSCKSLAGLVVQLLQFQEDAFGRRVSNPALTKLPAKSFLDFKAGGALCHILGSAYKFKSEQGWRRFDLQNPSRMDRNVEMFMNIEKTLAQNNCLTRPVVYIVSDMDQKQASKLKDIIKRHQGTITEDKSKATHVICPSPSQPEEEEWLRPVMRKDKQVLVHWGNYPDSYDTWVSTSDVDGDVEEPPSSEKPWRVHAKWVLDMDAFNEWMNEEDYEVDENRKSVSFRQRIFPREEESSRTPDRKERKSLASSKKRRRSPSPPSTPAESRKKGAKKGNPGPHWKRRGHREDDEQDEDLTKDMEDPSPVPGMEEVSLPKNVNQKKDSENAPVKGGTVADLDEQEDGSVTSGGKDDEDQGKMDVNRLMDSGEDNVTEQTHHIIIPSYSAWFDYNSIHEIERRALPEFFNGKNKSKSPEIYLAYRNFMIDTYRLNPQEYLTSTSCRRNLTGDVCAVMRVHAFLEQWGLINYQVDAESRPLPMGPPPTPHFNVLADTPSGLVPLHHRPPQIPSAQQMLNFPEKSKDKPSDLQNFGLRTDVYSKKNSKSKGTREWTEQETLLLLEALEMYKDDWNKVSEHVGSRTQDECILHFLRLPIEDPYLESPEVALGPLAYQPIPFSQSGNPVMSTVAFLASVVDPRVAAAAAKAALEEFSRVREEVPAELVEAHVKKVQEAARSTGKVDPSYGLESSGIAGTAPDEPDKTEPAEAEKMDTDPEAQQAEKAELKDEAEKASEATEKPAEGEKLKSETTEKAEREEEENEGGEAKAADKDEEAMEVSAEGKEGEEVQPQQQDLKKLELDVGEGNIATAAAAALASAATKAKHLAAVEERKIKSLVALLVETQMKKLEIKLRHFEELETIMDREKEALELQRQQLLTERQAFHMEQLKYAEMKARQQMEQQAAAAAAQQGGAVHHGAPPPTPHGPPPHVPPPHGPLPGMHPGHPGHPGHPGLPGAGYPPMHHPMGPHHPPQTGPMVGPGQPMPGRMMPGPVGPPPGGMPTMMGPRHPGAPNGMYPGPPPPPVQPDGMPPAPASSLPTRPAEN; encoded by the exons ATGGCGACTGCGGCGACTGCGGCGGGTGGAACGGGTTCGGGGGGACCAGCAGCCAGTCAGGCAGGCACCGGTGCCTCGGTTGGTAGGAAAAAGGACGGAGGGCCATCGTCTAAATTTTGGGAGAGCGCCGAGACAGTCTCTCAACTTGAGACGGTGCGACTGTGGATTGGAAAACACTACAAGAAG TATGTCCAAACCGACTCTCCGTCCTGCAAGTCTTTGGCAGGACTGGTGGTGCAACTGCTTCAGTTTCAGGAGGATGCGTTTGGGCGGAGGGTGAGCAATCCAGCCCTCACCAAACTGCCT GCAAAGAGCTTCTTGGACTTCAAAGCAGGTGGAGCACTGTGTCACATTCTGGGATCTGCCTACAAGTTTAAGAGTGAGCAGGGCTG GAGAAGATTTGATCTGCAGAATCCATCCAGAATGGACAGGAATGTGGAGATGTTCATGAACATTGAGAAAACACTTGCTCAG AACAACTGCTTGACTCGGCCTGTTGTCTATATCGTGTCTGACATGGAccaaaagcaagcaagcaaactcAAAGACATCATTAAGAGACATCAG GGCACAATTACAGAAGACAAGTCCAAAGCCACCCATGtcatctgcccctccccctctcagcCTGAGGAAG AGGAGTGGTTGCGTCCTGTCATGCGCAAAGACAAGCAGGTGCTGGTTCACTGGGGCAATTACCCAGACAG TTATGACACCTGGGTGTCTACCAGTGATGTGGATGGGGACGTTGAGGAGCCGCCAAGCTCAGAGAAACCTTGGAGG GTACATGCCAAATGGGTCTTGGACATGGATGCCTTCAATGAGTGGATGAACGAGGAGGACTACGAGGTGGATGAGAACAGGAAGTCAGTCAGCTTCCGCCAGCGGATCTTCCCCCGAGAGGAGGAG TCTTCCCGTACACCCGATCGAAAGGAGCGCAAGTCCCTGGCGAGCAGCAAGAAAAGGCGTCGCTCCCCTTCGCCCCCAAGTACCCCTGCTGAGTCCCGCAAGAAGGGCGCAAAAAAAGG GAACCCAGGGCCCCACTGGAAGCGGCGTGGTCATCGCGAGGATGACGAACAGGATGAAGACCTCACCAAGGACATGGAGGACCCGTCACCTGTGCCAGGCATGGAAGAGGTCTCGCTGCCAAAGAACG TCAATCAGAAGAAAGACAGCGAGAATGCCCCAGTGAAGGGAGGGACAGTAGCTGATCTGG ATGAGCAGGAAGATGGGTCAGTCACGTCTGGGGGCAAG GACGATGAGGACCAGGGTAAAATGGACGTGAACCGTCTCATGGACTCTGGCGAGGATAACGTAACCGAGCAAACCCATCACATTATCATTCCTAGCTACTCGGCCTGGTTCGACTACAACTC CATTCATGAGATAGAGAGGCGCGCTCTGCCAGAGTTCTTCAACGGCAAGAATAAGTCGAAATCTCCAGAGAT ATATCTGGCATATCGTAACTTCATGATTGATACCTACCGGCTGAATCCTCAGGAGTATCTGACATCTACTTCCTGCAGACGCAACCTCACTGGAGATGTGTGTGCCGTGATGAG ggtGCATGCGTTTCTGGAGCAGTGGGGCCTCATTAACTACCAGGTGGATGCAGAGAGCAGGCCACTACCCATGGggcccccacccacaccccacttCAATGTGCTGGCAGACACTCCCTCTGGCCTTGTGCCTCTACACCACCGCCCCCCGCAG ATTCCCTCTGCTCAACAGATGCTGAACTTCCCAGAGAAGAGCAAAGACAAGCCCTCGGACCTGCAGAACTTTGGCTTGCGGACTGACGTGTACTCAAAGAAAAACTCCAAG AGCAAGGGTACAAGGGAGTGGACTGAGCAAGAAACTCTGTTACTGTTGGAG GCCTTGGAGATGTACAAGGATGACTGGAACAAGGTCTCGGAGCACGTGGGCAGCCGCACACAGGATGAGTGCATCCTGCACTTCCTGCGGCTGCCCATTGAGGACCCATACCTGGAGAGCCCAGAGGTGGCACTCGGACCCCTGGCCTACCAGCCAATCCCATTCAGCCAGTCGGGAAACCCCGTCATGAGCACCGTGGCCTTCCTCGCCTCGGTGGTGGACCCCCGAGTGGCTGCAGCCGCCGCTAAGGCTGCTCTGG AGGAGTTTTCCCGCGTGCGTGAGGAAGTCCCGGCGGAGCTGGTGGAGGCTCATGTGAAGAAGGTTCAGGAGGCGGCGCGGAGCACGGGGAAGGTGGACCCCTCCTACGGCCTGGAGAGCAGCGGGATCGCTGGCACTGCACCCGACGAGCCCGACAAAACGG AACCAGCAGAGGCTGAGAAGATGGACACAGACCCAGAGGCTCAGCAGGCAGAGAAG GCGGAGTTGAAGGATGAGGCGGAGAAGGCCAGCGAGGCAACAGAGAAACCGGCAGAGGGAGAAAAGCTGAAGAGCGAGACGACTGAAAAGGCTGagcgtgaggaagaggagaatgAAGGAGGGGAGGCAAAGGCAGCAG ACAAAGATGAGGAGGCGATGGAGGTGTCTGCGGaggggaaggagggggaggaggtgcAGCCTCAGCAGCAGGACCTCAAGAAACTGGAGCTGGACGTGGGCGAGGGCAATATCGCCACCGCCGCAGCTGCTGCACTCGCCTCTGCTGCTACCAAGGctaag cactTGGCTGCTGTAGAGGAGAGGAAGATCAAGTCCCTGGTGGCCCTGCTGGTAGAGACTCAGATGAAGAAGCTGGAGATTAAGCTCCGTCACTTTGAGGAGCTGGAGACCATCATGGACCGGGAGAAAGAGGCG CTGGAGCTGCAGCGGCAGCAGCTGCTGACGGAGAGGCAGGCGTTCCACATGGAGCAACTGAAGTATGCGGAGATGAAGGCTCGGCAGCAGATGGAGCAGCAGGCCGCGGCCGCAGCAGCCCAGCAGGGCGGCGCCGTGCATCACGGGGCTCCTCCCCCCACTCCACACGGGCCCCCACCCCACGTCCCGCCTCCCCACGGACCCCTGCCAGGAATGCATCCTGGCCATCCCGGTCACCCCGGTCACCCCGGTCTTCCAGGTGCTGGGTACCCCCCCATGCACCACCCCATGGgaccccaccacccaccacagaCAG gaccgATGGTTGGACCGGGTCAGCCCATGCCTGGCCGCATGATGCCAGGACCTGTGGGACCTCCTCCAGGGGGCATGCCCACTATGATGGGCCCCAGACACCCTGGAGCCCCCAATGGCATGT ATCCTGgtcctcc
- the pkdc gene encoding uncharacterized protein pkdc yields the protein MKQEYQDLILQACSAKSLQIGAKIQTLWSGYGQIVRIHLQGCDRPSVVVKHVMFPQESRHPGGWNTDISHQRKVRSYQVESHWYQNYSTNDQCRVPLCLAAQSFGDEQLIVLEDLDAVGFPERRMSVRDAEVKACLCWIANFHGLFLGVSPQGLWPVGTYWHLETRPDELEAMADQKLKAAAGKIDSILNLCCFKTILHGDAKLANFCFSEDGLRVAAVDFQYVGGGCGMKDVIYFLGSCMDERECEKRVPAYLDYYFSELRVSVSEQVNFAELEEEWRGLFAFAWTDFQRFLLGWMPGHHKINRYSKRLTREVLSELNRTSK from the coding sequence ATGAAGCAGGAATATCAAGACCTTATCTTGCAAGCCTGTTCAGCAAAGAGTTTACAGATCGGTGCCAAGATTCAGACGTTGTGGAGTGGTTATGGTCAGATTGTAAGGATTCATTTGCAAGGCTGCGACCGGCCATCTGTAGTGGTCAAACATGTGATGTTTCCCCAAGAGTCCCGACATCCAGGAGGCTGGAACACGGACATCTCTCACCAGCGCAAGGTCCGGTCCTATCAAGTGGAGAGTCACTGGTACCAGAACTACAGCACCAATGATCAGTGTCGGGTCCCGTTGTGCCTGGCGGCCCAGTCGTTTGGTGACGAGCAGCTGATTGTTTTGGAAGACCTGGATGCAGTGGGCTTTCCTGAGAGAAGAATGAGTGTGCGGGATGCTGAGGTAAAAGCGTGCCTCTGCTGGATTGCCAACTTCCATGGCCTCTTCCTGGGTGTATCCCCACAGGGCCTGTGGCCTGTGGGCACTTATTGGCACTTAGAAACGCGGCCCGATGAGCTGGAGGCCATGGCTGATCAGAAACTGAAAGCGGCTGCCGGGAAGATAGATTCGATACTGAACCTCTGCTGCTTTAAGACAATTTTACACGGAGATGCCAAACTGGCtaatttctgtttctctgaggATGGGTTACGCGTGGCTGCTGTTGATTTCCAGTATGTAGGAGGTGGCTGTGGAATGAAGGACGTGATCTATTTTCTTGGCAGCTGTATGgatgaaagagagtgtgagaaaagagTTCCAGCCTACCTGGACTACTACTTTTCGGAGCTGAGAGTTTCGGTGAGTGAGCAGGTGAACTTTGCTGAGTTGGAGGAGGAGTGGCGAGGGTTATTTGCCTTTGCTTGGACTGACTTTCAGCGTTTTCTCCTTGGGTGGATGCCAGGACACCACAAAATTAACAGGTACAGCAAGAGGCTTACGCGGGAGGTCCTGAGCGAACTAAATCGAACTTCAAAGTGA
- the smarcc1a gene encoding SWI/SNF complex subunit SMARCC1 isoform X2, protein MATAATAAGGTGSGGPAASQAGTGASVGRKKDGGPSSKFWESAETVSQLETVRLWIGKHYKKYVQTDSPSCKSLAGLVVQLLQFQEDAFGRRVSNPALTKLPAKSFLDFKAGGALCHILGSAYKFKSEQGWRRFDLQNPSRMDRNVEMFMNIEKTLAQNNCLTRPVVYIVSDMDQKQASKLKDIIKRHQGTITEDKSKATHVICPSPSQPEEEEWLRPVMRKDKQVLVHWGNYPDSYDTWVSTSDVDGDVEEPPSSEKPWRVHAKWVLDMDAFNEWMNEEDYEVDENRKSVSFRQRIFPREEEERKSLASSKKRRRSPSPPSTPAESRKKGAKKGNPGPHWKRRGHREDDEQDEDLTKDMEDPSPVPGMEEVSLPKNVNQKKDSENAPVKGGTVADLDEQEDGSVTSGGKDDEDQGKMDVNRLMDSGEDNVTEQTHHIIIPSYSAWFDYNSIHEIERRALPEFFNGKNKSKSPEIYLAYRNFMIDTYRLNPQEYLTSTSCRRNLTGDVCAVMRVHAFLEQWGLINYQVDAESRPLPMGPPPTPHFNVLADTPSGLVPLHHRPPQIPSAQQMLNFPEKSKDKPSDLQNFGLRTDVYSKKNSKSKGTREWTEQETLLLLEALEMYKDDWNKVSEHVGSRTQDECILHFLRLPIEDPYLESPEVALGPLAYQPIPFSQSGNPVMSTVAFLASVVDPRVAAAAAKAALEEFSRVREEVPAELVEAHVKKVQEAARSTGKVDPSYGLESSGIAGTAPDEPDKTEPAEAEKMDTDPEAQQAEKAELKDEAEKASEATEKPAEGEKLKSETTEKAEREEEENEGGEAKAADKDEEAMEVSAEGKEGEEVQPQQQDLKKLELDVGEGNIATAAAAALASAATKAKHLAAVEERKIKSLVALLVETQMKKLEIKLRHFEELETIMDREKEALELQRQQLLTERQAFHMEQLKYAEMKARQQMEQQAAAAAAQQGGAVHHGAPPPTPHGPPPHVPPPHGPLPGMHPGHPGHPGHPGLPGAGYPPMHHPMGPHHPPQTGPMVGPGQPMPGRMMPGPVGPPPGGMPTMMGPRHPGAPNGMYPGPPPPPVQPDGMPPAPASSLPTRPAEN, encoded by the exons ATGGCGACTGCGGCGACTGCGGCGGGTGGAACGGGTTCGGGGGGACCAGCAGCCAGTCAGGCAGGCACCGGTGCCTCGGTTGGTAGGAAAAAGGACGGAGGGCCATCGTCTAAATTTTGGGAGAGCGCCGAGACAGTCTCTCAACTTGAGACGGTGCGACTGTGGATTGGAAAACACTACAAGAAG TATGTCCAAACCGACTCTCCGTCCTGCAAGTCTTTGGCAGGACTGGTGGTGCAACTGCTTCAGTTTCAGGAGGATGCGTTTGGGCGGAGGGTGAGCAATCCAGCCCTCACCAAACTGCCT GCAAAGAGCTTCTTGGACTTCAAAGCAGGTGGAGCACTGTGTCACATTCTGGGATCTGCCTACAAGTTTAAGAGTGAGCAGGGCTG GAGAAGATTTGATCTGCAGAATCCATCCAGAATGGACAGGAATGTGGAGATGTTCATGAACATTGAGAAAACACTTGCTCAG AACAACTGCTTGACTCGGCCTGTTGTCTATATCGTGTCTGACATGGAccaaaagcaagcaagcaaactcAAAGACATCATTAAGAGACATCAG GGCACAATTACAGAAGACAAGTCCAAAGCCACCCATGtcatctgcccctccccctctcagcCTGAGGAAG AGGAGTGGTTGCGTCCTGTCATGCGCAAAGACAAGCAGGTGCTGGTTCACTGGGGCAATTACCCAGACAG TTATGACACCTGGGTGTCTACCAGTGATGTGGATGGGGACGTTGAGGAGCCGCCAAGCTCAGAGAAACCTTGGAGG GTACATGCCAAATGGGTCTTGGACATGGATGCCTTCAATGAGTGGATGAACGAGGAGGACTACGAGGTGGATGAGAACAGGAAGTCAGTCAGCTTCCGCCAGCGGATCTTCCCCCGAGAGGAGGAG GAGCGCAAGTCCCTGGCGAGCAGCAAGAAAAGGCGTCGCTCCCCTTCGCCCCCAAGTACCCCTGCTGAGTCCCGCAAGAAGGGCGCAAAAAAAGG GAACCCAGGGCCCCACTGGAAGCGGCGTGGTCATCGCGAGGATGACGAACAGGATGAAGACCTCACCAAGGACATGGAGGACCCGTCACCTGTGCCAGGCATGGAAGAGGTCTCGCTGCCAAAGAACG TCAATCAGAAGAAAGACAGCGAGAATGCCCCAGTGAAGGGAGGGACAGTAGCTGATCTGG ATGAGCAGGAAGATGGGTCAGTCACGTCTGGGGGCAAG GACGATGAGGACCAGGGTAAAATGGACGTGAACCGTCTCATGGACTCTGGCGAGGATAACGTAACCGAGCAAACCCATCACATTATCATTCCTAGCTACTCGGCCTGGTTCGACTACAACTC CATTCATGAGATAGAGAGGCGCGCTCTGCCAGAGTTCTTCAACGGCAAGAATAAGTCGAAATCTCCAGAGAT ATATCTGGCATATCGTAACTTCATGATTGATACCTACCGGCTGAATCCTCAGGAGTATCTGACATCTACTTCCTGCAGACGCAACCTCACTGGAGATGTGTGTGCCGTGATGAG ggtGCATGCGTTTCTGGAGCAGTGGGGCCTCATTAACTACCAGGTGGATGCAGAGAGCAGGCCACTACCCATGGggcccccacccacaccccacttCAATGTGCTGGCAGACACTCCCTCTGGCCTTGTGCCTCTACACCACCGCCCCCCGCAG ATTCCCTCTGCTCAACAGATGCTGAACTTCCCAGAGAAGAGCAAAGACAAGCCCTCGGACCTGCAGAACTTTGGCTTGCGGACTGACGTGTACTCAAAGAAAAACTCCAAG AGCAAGGGTACAAGGGAGTGGACTGAGCAAGAAACTCTGTTACTGTTGGAG GCCTTGGAGATGTACAAGGATGACTGGAACAAGGTCTCGGAGCACGTGGGCAGCCGCACACAGGATGAGTGCATCCTGCACTTCCTGCGGCTGCCCATTGAGGACCCATACCTGGAGAGCCCAGAGGTGGCACTCGGACCCCTGGCCTACCAGCCAATCCCATTCAGCCAGTCGGGAAACCCCGTCATGAGCACCGTGGCCTTCCTCGCCTCGGTGGTGGACCCCCGAGTGGCTGCAGCCGCCGCTAAGGCTGCTCTGG AGGAGTTTTCCCGCGTGCGTGAGGAAGTCCCGGCGGAGCTGGTGGAGGCTCATGTGAAGAAGGTTCAGGAGGCGGCGCGGAGCACGGGGAAGGTGGACCCCTCCTACGGCCTGGAGAGCAGCGGGATCGCTGGCACTGCACCCGACGAGCCCGACAAAACGG AACCAGCAGAGGCTGAGAAGATGGACACAGACCCAGAGGCTCAGCAGGCAGAGAAG GCGGAGTTGAAGGATGAGGCGGAGAAGGCCAGCGAGGCAACAGAGAAACCGGCAGAGGGAGAAAAGCTGAAGAGCGAGACGACTGAAAAGGCTGagcgtgaggaagaggagaatgAAGGAGGGGAGGCAAAGGCAGCAG ACAAAGATGAGGAGGCGATGGAGGTGTCTGCGGaggggaaggagggggaggaggtgcAGCCTCAGCAGCAGGACCTCAAGAAACTGGAGCTGGACGTGGGCGAGGGCAATATCGCCACCGCCGCAGCTGCTGCACTCGCCTCTGCTGCTACCAAGGctaag cactTGGCTGCTGTAGAGGAGAGGAAGATCAAGTCCCTGGTGGCCCTGCTGGTAGAGACTCAGATGAAGAAGCTGGAGATTAAGCTCCGTCACTTTGAGGAGCTGGAGACCATCATGGACCGGGAGAAAGAGGCG CTGGAGCTGCAGCGGCAGCAGCTGCTGACGGAGAGGCAGGCGTTCCACATGGAGCAACTGAAGTATGCGGAGATGAAGGCTCGGCAGCAGATGGAGCAGCAGGCCGCGGCCGCAGCAGCCCAGCAGGGCGGCGCCGTGCATCACGGGGCTCCTCCCCCCACTCCACACGGGCCCCCACCCCACGTCCCGCCTCCCCACGGACCCCTGCCAGGAATGCATCCTGGCCATCCCGGTCACCCCGGTCACCCCGGTCTTCCAGGTGCTGGGTACCCCCCCATGCACCACCCCATGGgaccccaccacccaccacagaCAG gaccgATGGTTGGACCGGGTCAGCCCATGCCTGGCCGCATGATGCCAGGACCTGTGGGACCTCCTCCAGGGGGCATGCCCACTATGATGGGCCCCAGACACCCTGGAGCCCCCAATGGCATGT ATCCTGgtcctcc